In Topomyia yanbarensis strain Yona2022 chromosome 2, ASM3024719v1, whole genome shotgun sequence, one DNA window encodes the following:
- the LOC131680941 gene encoding uncharacterized protein LOC131680941 produces MSKETNGELRKLIDECTRHVESLKFLEQPFTGVSEQIVVHLLAVALDKETRRRWESTVKHGELPGYDMMLKFLKEQCFVLERCESTNPKQFATQVKPINVQSKASFAKSHASTASAESEKHHSLLHAEEKSSPVTKERSSSREADTQTVKKPTQEANHQEQTQLTAATCSSVLPIQHILLLTAVVEVMDKNYKPHPCRILLDSGSQANLISRSMINALGLQQFPLKVTVKGVNSKKSHSSMSSIVQIRSKYSDFRASLQCLVTDNVTADLPTSSFDVSNWVLPTGVQLADPTFHQTGKIDMLIGSQWFLKLLLPGEITLAENLPVLKETQFGWVLGGSYGGETTSNYIVHSHAATFDDLDQLIRRFWEVEEVSNDAHGSNEEECEQHFLNTHRRDASGRYIVQLPLKDCFNELGDSRAMALRRFYALERRLNQHPDLKQQYSEFMSEYEDLGHCKEINEFNDPPHISKWYLPHHAVIRPSNTTTKCRVVFDASAKVFGRSLNDVMKIGTIIQSDLQSIILRFREPRYVLTTDIAKMYRQIVVDDCHAPLQRIFWRKDSSSVVRVLELTTVTYGTASAPFLATRALKQLSIDERDKFPMAADIVDKNFYVDNGLFGYDDLSQAGDAQNQLIHLLKAGGFHLHKWSSNSLELLETIPEADREQLVSFEESGANEVIKMLGLMWNPSTDELLFVSMPTCDIETPTKRQVLSLIARMFDPLGLVSPVVIIGKLLMQQTWKENIDWDEQITGELLKNWKYFLVATAGINQLHIPRQVLVTNAAHFELHGFADASQGALGACVYIRSVIPGLDAIVKLLCGKSKVVPKAALTIPRKELAAALLLHRLVRKIISSSNLLFSAIVLWSDSQVVLAWLKKNPSLLEIFVRNRVCEIISTENDFEWRYVKTSENPADVVSRGQSAIRLATNNLWWSGPLFLKSDPYEIETPTQLCDDDIPEMKCVAVVHTVVRYEKLPVFQKFESFRKLQRIIAYVLRFCKNAKEKLAETRILKKYPTMTEMNESMKVIVRVIQYQEFADEIARLKSVPTTISSKHQWILPNRNNVVDSLINALHRENLHIGPTALLATLRRQFWVPNGRSAVRKITRSCDQCFKTKPTTVGQFMGDLPASRCERAPAFQKVGLDYAGPVLLKQPGRKAVAVKGYICIFVCMVTKGTHLEAVESLSTDSFIAALHRFVSRRGVPEDMFSDNGTNFVGAKNQLHELYQMFKQQLTERKLFEFCQPRKINWKMIPPSAPHMGGIWEAGVKSAKSVLKRVCHTTTLNMVEFSTLLCQIEAVLNSRPLYAHSDDPADPEPLTPGHFMIDRPLTSIPEPTYEEIPVNRLSRWQYVQQLRQNFWKRWSREYLMELQTRTKWTKRTCNIAPGMVVIIKEDNLPPQSWKLGRVEQTFPAEDGLVRVVDLRTKTGILRRPIHKLALLPYLDNAESSSSSGKFFKSSRGEDVRADISNELCNKN; encoded by the exons ATGTCTAAGGAAACAAATGGCGAGCTCAGGAAACTGATAGACGAGTGCACAAGGCACGTAGAGAGTCTGAAGTTTTTAGAGCAACCTTTCACCGGAGTGTCGGAACAAATAGTGGTCCACTTGCTTGCAGTAGCATTGGATAAAGAAACTCGAAGACGCTGGGAATCCACCGTGAAGCATGGGGAACTTCCTGGATATGACATGATGCTGAAGTTTTTAAAAGAGCAATGCTTCGTTTTGGAGAGATGCGAAAGTACCAATCCCAAACAATTCGCAACTCAAGTCAAACCTATAAATGTCCAGAGTAAGGCATCTTTCGCCAAATCACATGCATCTACTGCATCCGCTGAATCCGA GAAACATCACAGTCTACTCCACGCGGAAGAAAAAAGTTCTCCAGTAACAAAGGAGAGAAGTTCATCCAGAGAAGCTGATACTCAAACAGTTAAGAAACCGACGCAAGAAGCAAATCATCAGGAACAAACACAACTTACTGCTGCCACCTGTTCGAGTGTACTTCCAATACAGCATATACTTCTTCTCACAGCCGTTGTAGAGGTGATGGACAAAAACTACAAACCCCACCCGTGCAGAATTTTATTGGATAGTGGATCCCAAGCCAATCTGATTTCGCGGTCCATGATAAATGCATTAGGATTGCAGCAGTTTCCATTAAAGGTAACCGTAAAGGGAGTAAATAGCAAGAAGAGCCATTCGTCAATGAGCAGCATAGTCCAAATCCGATCTAAATATTCAGACTTCAGAGCGAGTCTTCAATGTTTGGTGACGGACAACGTGACGGCAGACTTGCCCACTTCAAGCTTCGATGTTAGTAACTGGGTGCTTCCAACAGGTGTTCAACTCGCCGATCCGACGTTCCATCAAACTGGCAAAATAGATATGTTGATTGGAAGCCAGTGGTTCCTGAAATTGCTATTGCCAGGAGAGATAACATTAGCCGAAAATCTTCCCGTACTTAAAGAGACTCAGTTCGGTTGGGTCCTGGGTGGCAGCTATGGAGGCGAGACAACATCTAACTACATAGTACATTCACATGCTGCAACGTTTGATGATTTGGATCAGCTTATCCGTCGGTTTTGGGAGGTCGAAGAAGTTTCCAACGATGCACATGGTTCCAATGAAGAAGAATGCGAGCAGCATTTCCTAAACACTCATCGACGAGATGCTTCTGGCAGATACATTGTTCAGTTGCCTCTCAAGGATTGTTTTAATGAGCTTGGCGACTCCAGAGCCATGGCGCTACGAAGATTCTACGCATTGGAAAGAAGGTTGAATCAACATCCTGATTTGAAGCAGCAATACTCAGAGTTCATGAGTGAGTACGAAGATCTTGGACACTGCAAAGagatcaatgaattcaatgatcCACCACATATAAGCAAATGGTACCTACCTCATCATGCTGTTATTCGACCATCAAATACAACCACTAAGTGTCGTGTCGTATTCGACGCTTCCGCAAAGGTGTTCGGCCGCTCCCTGAATGATGTCATGAAGATAGGTACTATTATTCAGAGCGACTTGCAATCAATCATCCTACGCTTCCGTGAACCTCGCTATGTTTTGACTACAGACATAGCGAAAATGTATAGACAGATTGTTGTTGACGACTGCCACGCTCCGTTGCAAAGAATATTCTGGCGGAAAGATTCATCGAGCGTCGTGCGTGTATTGGAATTAACAACGGTTACATACGGCACGGCATCTGCACCCTTTTTGGCCACAAGGGCCCTTAAGCAGCTGTCCATCGACGAACGAGATAAGTTTCCTATGGCAGCGGATATAGTCGACAAAAATTTCTACGTCGATAATGGATTGTTTGGATACGACGACTTATCACAAGCAGGCGATGCGCAAAACCAATTGATTCACTTGCTGAAGGCCGGTGGATTCCATTTGCACAAATGGTCATCGAATAGTTTAGAGCTGTTGGAGACAATTCCTGAAGCGGATCGAGAGCAGCTAGTAAGTTTTGAAGAATCCGGAGCCAACGAAGTCATTAAAATGCTTGGATTAATGTGGAATCCTTCAACGGACGAGCTGCTGTTCGTATCAATGCCCACCTGTGATATAGAAACGCCAACCAAACGACAAGTTTTATCCTTGATAGCCAGAATGTTTGATCCTTTGGGGTTGGTGTCTCCAGTAGTTATCATTGGCAAACTTCTTATGCAGCAAACCTGGAAGGAAAACATTGATTGGGATGAACAAATTACAGGAGAGTTGTTGAAAAATTGGAAATACTTCCTTGTCGCTACCGCCGGAATCAATCAACTGCACATACCACGTCAAGTATTGGTGACCAATGCTGCACATTTTGAGCTGCATGGCTTTGCGGATGCTTCTCAAGGTGCATTAGGAGCCTGTGTCTACATTCGATCCGTGATCCCTGGTCTGGATGCCATAGTTAAACTACTTTGTGGGAAATCGAAGGTAGTTCCAAAGGCAGCTCTCACAATTCCTCGCAAGGAACTAGCGGCTGCGTTACTGCTGCATCGTCTCGTGCGAAAAATTATTTCTTCCTCGAATTTGCTTTTCAGTGCAATCGTGTTGTGGTCTGACAGCCAAGTGGTTCTCGCATGGTTGAAGAAAAATCCCAGCCTACTAGAAATTTTCGTGCGAAACAGAGTATGTGAAATTATCTCTACTGAGAATGATTTTGAATGGAGATACGTAAAAACTTCCGAGAATCCAGCCGATGTGGTTTCTCGGGGTCAATCAGCCATTAGGTTAGCAACGAACAATTTATGGTGGAGTGGTCCATTGTTCTTGAAAAGTGATCCTTACGAGATTGAAACTCCTACCCAACTATGCGATGATGATATTCCAGAAATGAAGTGTGTTGCCGTGGTGCATACGGTTGTGCGTTATGAAAAATTACCAGTTTTCCAAAAATTTGAATCTTTTCGTAAATTACAAAGAATTATTGCATATGTTTTACGATTCTGCAAGAACGCGAAGGAGAAATTAGCGGAAACCCGTATCCTGAAAAAATACCCTACTATGACCGAGATGAACGAATCCATGAAGGTGATTGTTAGAGTGATTCAGTATCAAGAATTTGCAGATGAGATAGCCCGTTTGAAATCAG TCCCAACTACCATTTCCAGCAAACACCAGTGGATTTTACCAAATCGCAATAATGTAGTTGACAGTCTAATTAATGCACTTCACCGTGAGAATCTGCATATAGGTCCTACCGCTCTTCTAGCGACTCTTCGGCGTCAGTTTTGGGTTCCGAATGGTCGTTCTGCTGTGCGTAAGATCACTCGTAGCTGTGACCAGTGCTTTAAGACCAAACCGACAACGGTAGGTCAGTTCATGGGTGACCTGCCAGCCAGTCGTTGTGAACGAGCACCAGCTTTTCAAAAGGTTGGACTCGATTACGCTGGACCTGTTCTTTTGAAGCAACCTGGACGAAAGGCAGTTGCTGTTAAGGGGTACATTTGTATCTTTGTGTGTATGGTGACCAAGGGTACTCATCTGGAGGCAGTCGAAAGCCTATCAACCgattcattcatcgcagcgttACACCGGTTTGTATCCCGGCGAGGAGTACCAGAGGACATGTTCTCTGACAATGGGACCAACTTCGTTGGTGCAAAGAACCAACTGCATGAATTGTACCAAATGTTTAAACAGCAGTTAACGGAAAGGAAGCTGTTTGAATTTTGTCAACCTAGAAAAATTAACTGGAAAATGATTCCACCAAGTGCTCCTCACATGGGGGGAATATGGGAGGCAGGTGTAAAGAGTGCCAAATCCGTACTTAAAAGAGTATGCCATACTACTACCCTTAACATGGTAGAGTTCTCTACACTTCTCTGTCAAATTGAAGCTGTTCTAAACTCTCGGCCTCTTTATGCTCATTCCGATGATCCAGCTGATCCTGAACCGCTTACTCCGGGACATTTTATGATCGATCGTCCACTAACGTCCATACCGGAGCCAACATATGAAGAGATTCCAGTGAATAGACTTTCTCGTTGGCAATATGTCCAGCAACTTCGACAAAACTTTTGGAAACGATGGTCCCGAGAGTACCTTATGGAATTGCAGACCAGAACCAAATGGACAAAGAGGACATGCAATATTGCACCAGGCATGGTGGTAATAATTAAAGAAGATAATTTACCACCACAATCTTGGAAACTTGGAAGAGTTGAGCAAACTTTTCCTGCTGAAGACGGTCTGGTACGAGTAGTGGATTTGCGTACAAAAACAGGAATCCTACGACGTCCAATTCACAAACTAGCTTTGCTCCCGTATCTTGACAACGCGGAATCTTCAAGTTCTTCAGGCaagtttttcaaatcatctCGGGGGGAGGATGTTCGAGCCGACATCTCGAATGAACTGTGTAATAAAAATTGA